In Paenibacillus kyungheensis, the following are encoded in one genomic region:
- a CDS encoding methyl-accepting chemotaxis protein encodes MTVRTRLITTISLLIFTILGSGILSYVTISNTIEQSALLQSKMEMQKNMKQIDFRLAGLSNDERGYLLTGEQEYVPEMQKKITEINNILQLLQQSSAGAPYKTSLQNISTTFAKVLDLNANVVKLQSENPTAASQYHFGEERTLRKTALTPVVNDVITKLDQEVAQLQAQNEAQAHISKVVIVVVIIVSSVIGIILGILLLRAILKPLHLLNRQMLEIAQGEADLTQTIDLKQKDEFGTLASSFNLFVATLHSIVSQIGVSSDMVAASAEEFSASAEQSKSTSQQVAESMQVIADQTGGQAKQLGYQSTSLQNSFHKLSEISDNTAQMVNFSQLMKQQSEKGTESIERVGEQMTSIQSSVSRADQSVSVLAGHATKIDTVTTLINEISSQTNLLALNASIEAARSGEHGRGFAVVAEEVRKLAEQSANAGKQIKELVSHIQLETQSTMSAIQTVQTDVATGNQMTKATVQQFHDILRAVEEISTKTESIASNASHVNDSFANSADSMQTMTKGTQEISDSTQEIAAATEQQLASSEEVLHSAVALTSLAEDLQALVSRFKI; translated from the coding sequence ATGACAGTCAGAACACGATTAATCACCACTATCAGTTTATTGATTTTTACTATTTTAGGAAGCGGGATATTATCTTATGTCACCATCTCTAATACGATTGAACAGAGTGCTCTATTGCAATCGAAAATGGAAATGCAAAAAAATATGAAACAAATCGATTTTAGATTAGCAGGACTTTCAAATGATGAACGTGGTTACTTACTTACAGGTGAACAAGAATACGTACCTGAGATGCAGAAAAAGATCACTGAAATTAATAATATATTACAGTTGTTACAACAATCATCCGCAGGTGCACCTTACAAAACGTCTTTGCAAAACATCAGTACCACTTTTGCTAAAGTCTTGGATTTAAATGCTAATGTTGTCAAATTACAAAGTGAAAATCCTACCGCTGCAAGTCAATATCATTTCGGAGAAGAACGTACACTACGCAAAACAGCATTAACACCAGTAGTCAATGATGTGATTACCAAACTGGATCAAGAAGTAGCTCAATTACAAGCGCAAAACGAAGCACAAGCACATATCAGTAAAGTCGTTATTGTCGTTGTCATTATCGTTTCGTCTGTAATAGGCATTATTCTAGGTATTCTTTTATTACGTGCTATCCTCAAACCGTTACATCTATTAAATCGTCAAATGTTAGAGATTGCTCAAGGTGAAGCAGACTTGACTCAAACGATTGATTTGAAGCAAAAAGATGAATTTGGTACATTGGCTTCTAGTTTTAATCTTTTTGTAGCTACATTACATTCGATTGTTAGCCAGATCGGGGTATCATCTGATATGGTTGCAGCTTCAGCAGAAGAGTTCTCAGCCAGTGCAGAGCAATCCAAGTCTACCTCTCAACAGGTTGCTGAATCGATGCAAGTGATTGCAGATCAGACAGGTGGACAAGCCAAACAACTAGGGTATCAATCTACATCTTTACAAAATTCATTCCACAAATTGTCTGAAATTTCAGATAATACAGCTCAGATGGTGAACTTCTCGCAATTGATGAAACAGCAGTCTGAAAAAGGAACAGAGTCTATAGAACGTGTAGGCGAGCAAATGACGTCTATCCAAAGTTCAGTGTCTCGTGCAGATCAAAGTGTTAGCGTACTGGCAGGACATGCCACTAAGATAGATACAGTTACTACCCTAATCAATGAAATTTCTTCTCAAACGAACTTGCTTGCTTTAAATGCTTCTATAGAAGCAGCTCGTTCTGGAGAACATGGACGTGGATTCGCAGTCGTTGCAGAAGAAGTTAGAAAATTAGCAGAACAATCAGCTAATGCAGGAAAACAAATCAAAGAACTGGTCAGTCATATTCAGTTAGAAACTCAATCTACGATGTCTGCTATTCAAACTGTTCAAACAGATGTGGCAACAGGTAATCAAATGACCAAAGCAACAGTACAGCAATTCCATGATATTTTACGTGCTGTTGAAGAAATTTCTACCAAAACTGAAAGTATTGCTTCCAATGCTTCACATGTTAACGATTCGTTTGCAAACTCTGCCGATTCTATGCAAACGATGACTAAAGGCACGCAAGAAATATCAGATAGCACACAGGAAATTGCAGCGGCAACCGAACAGCAATTAGCTTCTAGTGAAGAAGTTTTACATTCTGCTGTCGCTTTAACAAGCCTTGCCGAAGATTTACAAGCATTAGTAAGTCGCTTCAAAATATAA
- a CDS encoding helix-turn-helix domain-containing protein codes for MLKERIDYLCKKKEITRKDLVEGLVTQAHFANILAERYPLPEDLAEQIAERLGVSKVYLERTAADDLETLQRAEQIFERLSMQASSIPEQEVNDLPDRDDTLTIELTTALMKATYFQQLNDHDAYNYLHQSYLNFYLDKFGRPDDILLPIPLLKALLFYKIQHFRSKHQYYDVLHQVERWIALLQTGSETWLTAQHIRMEAYVHTKQFEEAKKTFEQIMKQVYEQRWFHRLSGLYIIYSGYCFSMKFIQESLTALSMAEAHLVYAEHQSDMLSVIMNNRIMMLTMTEQLEQAEAEILRFEAMVDHQSEETKQNMWPVLLIYRCEIALATKDWASVINHIEQLNTLTLHQDQQMAVTFYESQIALSQGQSELFIEKALVCLPYFESIHQSTRLSILYEALAVVSEDQRRYKEAAQYYRKLVYLLRTY; via the coding sequence ATGCTAAAAGAACGTATTGATTATTTGTGCAAAAAAAAGGAGATTACTCGTAAAGACTTGGTGGAAGGATTAGTCACTCAAGCTCATTTTGCTAATATTTTAGCAGAACGTTATCCACTACCAGAAGACTTGGCAGAGCAGATTGCTGAACGTCTGGGTGTGAGTAAGGTGTATTTGGAACGTACAGCAGCTGATGATCTGGAGACATTACAACGTGCTGAACAGATTTTTGAACGATTATCGATGCAAGCTTCCAGTATTCCTGAGCAAGAAGTAAATGATCTTCCTGATCGTGATGATACTTTAACGATAGAATTAACAACGGCTTTGATGAAAGCGACCTATTTTCAACAATTGAATGATCATGATGCGTACAACTATTTGCATCAATCGTATTTGAATTTTTATCTGGATAAGTTTGGACGACCGGACGATATTCTGTTGCCTATTCCATTACTCAAAGCGTTGTTATTTTATAAAATTCAACATTTCCGCTCCAAGCATCAATATTACGATGTTCTGCATCAAGTAGAACGCTGGATTGCATTGCTTCAGACCGGTAGTGAAACATGGCTTACAGCGCAACATATTCGGATGGAAGCATATGTACATACCAAGCAGTTTGAAGAAGCGAAAAAAACCTTTGAACAAATTATGAAGCAAGTGTATGAACAGCGATGGTTTCACCGATTATCCGGTCTGTATATCATCTATAGTGGTTACTGTTTTTCGATGAAATTTATACAAGAATCGCTAACTGCTCTCTCTATGGCAGAAGCTCATCTCGTCTATGCAGAACATCAAAGTGATATGTTAAGTGTGATTATGAATAATCGGATTATGATGTTAACCATGACAGAGCAACTAGAACAGGCAGAAGCAGAGATTCTACGATTTGAAGCGATGGTGGATCATCAGTCTGAAGAAACAAAGCAAAATATGTGGCCTGTATTACTTATTTATCGTTGTGAGATAGCACTTGCGACCAAAGATTGGGCATCCGTAATAAATCATATCGAACAATTGAATACGCTCACTCTTCATCAGGATCAGCAGATGGCTGTTACATTTTATGAAAGTCAGATAGCTTTGTCTCAAGGACAGTCGGAACTGTTTATTGAAAAAGCCTTGGTGTGTTTGCCTTACTTTGAATCAATCCATCAATCTACCCGACTCAGTATATTATATGAAGCTTTAGCAGTTGTATCAGAAGATCAGCGACGATACAAAGAAGCTGCTCAGTATTATCGAAAATTAGTCTATTTGTTACGTACTTATTAA
- the fabV gene encoding enoyl-ACP reductase FabV, with product MIIKPRTRGFICTTAHPVGCARQVQEQIEYVQSQPKISGPRNVLVIGASTGYGLASRIVAAFGAGANTIGVYRDGGSVKGRTASAGWYNSAAFEQEAQKAGLKSCSVIGDAFTNEIKAKTIEAIRKEFGQVDTVIYSVAAPRRTDPATGETFSSVLKPIGAEYTNKTVNFHNGEVTPITIEPASEKEVQDTVKVMGGEDWKLWMDQLHEAGVLTEDVTTVAYSYIGSEITQAIYRQGSIGQAKDDLERTAQQMNDQLSATGGRAFVSVSKGLVTQSSSAIPVVPLYISALYKVMKEKGIHEGCIEQMYRLFADRLYTEGPAPVDEKNRIRIDDWELREDVQAEVAEIWDNLTSENIYELTDLEGYRREFFQLFGFETDHVDYEADVEPDVKVPNIYSE from the coding sequence ATGATTATTAAACCTAGAACACGTGGTTTTATTTGCACGACAGCTCACCCTGTCGGCTGTGCACGTCAAGTTCAAGAACAAATTGAATATGTACAATCTCAACCTAAAATTAGCGGACCACGCAATGTACTTGTGATCGGTGCTTCTACAGGATACGGATTGGCTTCTCGCATTGTAGCAGCATTCGGTGCAGGCGCTAATACGATTGGTGTTTATCGTGATGGTGGTTCTGTCAAAGGACGTACTGCTTCTGCTGGTTGGTATAACTCGGCAGCTTTTGAACAAGAAGCTCAAAAAGCCGGTCTCAAATCTTGTAGTGTGATTGGCGATGCTTTTACCAATGAAATCAAAGCCAAAACGATCGAAGCGATTCGCAAAGAATTCGGTCAAGTCGATACTGTCATCTATAGTGTAGCGGCTCCACGTCGCACAGACCCAGCAACAGGTGAAACATTCAGTTCTGTTCTTAAACCTATCGGTGCTGAGTATACGAACAAAACGGTTAACTTCCATAATGGCGAAGTGACTCCAATCACGATCGAGCCTGCTTCTGAAAAAGAAGTACAAGATACCGTCAAAGTTATGGGCGGTGAAGATTGGAAATTGTGGATGGATCAATTACACGAAGCAGGTGTATTAACTGAAGATGTAACCACAGTAGCTTATTCTTATATCGGTTCTGAAATTACACAAGCGATCTATCGTCAAGGTTCGATCGGTCAAGCAAAAGATGATCTAGAACGTACTGCTCAACAAATGAATGATCAATTGAGTGCTACAGGCGGACGTGCTTTTGTCTCTGTAAGTAAAGGATTAGTGACTCAATCCAGTTCGGCGATTCCTGTTGTTCCTCTTTATATCTCAGCATTGTACAAAGTCATGAAAGAAAAAGGTATTCATGAAGGTTGTATCGAGCAAATGTATCGTCTATTTGCAGATCGCTTGTATACAGAAGGCCCTGCTCCTGTCGATGAAAAAAATCGGATTCGTATTGATGACTGGGAGTTGCGCGAAGACGTGCAAGCAGAAGTTGCTGAAATCTGGGATAACTTAACATCAGAAAATATTTATGAATTGACTGATCTGGAAGGATATCGTCGTGAATTTTTCCAATTGTTCGGTTTTGAGACCGATCATGTTGATTATGAAGCTGATGTAGAACCCGATGTAAAAGTTCCTAATATTTATTCAGAATAA
- the fdhD gene encoding formate dehydrogenase accessory sulfurtransferase FdhD, protein MDQELQQDRTIVRYRRGQVSTTTDQVVREQPITVKVNGEEFVTLVCTPEYIEDMTVGFLASEGVIKQYDDIQELWVQPEEGFVHVRTDRWKPQHRQLFTKRYITSCCGTSRQGFVFFNDARTAKVMDTVNVTLSFEDCFRLMDEVQHSGELFQHTGGVHTAALCDPDGIIVARSDIGRHNALDKIYGWCLKQNLSLEGKIIVFSGRMSSEILTKVSKIGCEVILSKSAPTGLALELADHLGITTVGFIRGDSCNVYTHSQRILECQDIAPDSMIL, encoded by the coding sequence ATGGATCAAGAATTGCAACAAGACCGTACGATTGTGCGTTATCGGCGCGGACAAGTCAGCACGACCACAGATCAGGTTGTTCGTGAACAACCGATTACAGTCAAAGTAAACGGCGAAGAATTTGTTACGTTAGTCTGTACGCCTGAATATATTGAAGATATGACGGTAGGATTTTTAGCTTCTGAAGGGGTCATTAAACAATATGACGATATTCAAGAACTGTGGGTACAGCCAGAAGAAGGTTTTGTCCATGTACGCACAGATCGCTGGAAACCTCAGCACCGTCAATTGTTTACGAAGCGTTATATCACTTCATGTTGCGGAACAAGCCGGCAAGGATTTGTTTTTTTTAACGATGCTCGTACAGCCAAAGTAATGGATACAGTAAATGTTACGTTGTCGTTTGAAGATTGTTTTCGGCTGATGGATGAAGTGCAACACAGTGGAGAATTATTTCAGCATACCGGTGGTGTGCATACCGCTGCTTTGTGTGATCCTGATGGGATTATTGTAGCAAGAAGTGATATTGGTCGTCATAATGCTTTGGACAAAATTTATGGCTGGTGCTTAAAGCAGAATCTAAGTCTAGAAGGTAAAATTATTGTATTTAGCGGAAGGATGTCTTCCGAGATTTTGACGAAAGTATCTAAGATTGGCTGTGAAGTGATTTTGTCCAAATCTGCTCCTACAGGGCTAGCGTTAGAGTTAGCCGATCATTTGGGTATAACCACAGTTGGATTTATTCGCGGAGATTCTTGCAATGTATATACACATTCACAAAGAATTTTGGAATGTCAGGACATAGCACCGGATTCTATGATACTCTAG
- the fdhF gene encoding formate dehydrogenase subunit alpha gives MSEQPIKITINGESYEAGSGLSVLNVINLAQIEHPQICYVPEVDPIQTCDTCIVEIDGKLARACSTIITEGMNVQTNSVSAKAAQTEGMDRLLENHMLYCTVCDNNNGNCKLHNTVEAMGIEHQKYPFQPKVPTTEVDMSHPFYRYDPNQCIACGQCVEVCQNLQVNETLSINWEAERPYVMWDEGVSINESSCVSCGQCVTICPCNALMEKSMLGEAGFMSGIGEEMLNPMIDLIKDVEPGYSGIFAISEIEAAMRDTRTRKTKTVCTFCGVGCSFEVWTKGREILKVQPSHDAPVNAISTCVKGKFGWDFVNSDQRLTTPLIRRNGEFVEATWDEALDLVAEKMSAIRKEHGSDKLGFISSSKITNEENYVIQKLARQVFETNNVDNCSRYCQSPASDGLMSTVGIGGDAGTIKDIASAGLVILIGCSPAEGHPVLATRIKRAHKLHGQQLVVADLRKHEMAERADLFIRPQQGTDFVWITAIMNYMVEQGWHAADFIQQHVNQFDEYLKASEPYTLAYAEEVTGIAQAELIRIAEMIRDADGTVICWGMGVTQNIAGSHTSAAISNLLLATGNYMRPGAGAYPLRGHNNVQGACDMGTLPPWLPGYQHVSNDEARAKFEKAYGVSISSAPGKDNIAMVDDIARGELKAMYLVGEDMAWVDSNVNHVHEMLAQLEFFVVQDVFLSKTAQFADVVLPAAPSLEKDGTFSNTERRVQRLYQVLEPLGDSKPDWWITTQLAKRLGFDWGYTHPSQIFDEMASLTPFFSGCNYDVLEGWGSFLWGSSTGESTPLLYTDGFHFPDKKARFSLVQYVPAAEFPAEFDLVLNNGRLLEHFHEGNMTNKSKGINRKLPEVFVEVSPELAAARGVEDGTLVRLESPYGAIKLRAVVTDRVRGNEIYVPMHSTSHETAVNLLTGSAVDVRTHTPAYKQAKVRMMVLNVKGVNPLPSSNPRNKKRHPQNGVEVQRKWNRDDYVSLVDM, from the coding sequence ATGAGCGAACAACCTATCAAAATTACAATCAATGGCGAATCGTATGAAGCTGGTTCTGGATTAAGTGTACTGAATGTGATCAATCTTGCTCAAATTGAGCATCCACAAATCTGTTATGTTCCTGAAGTCGATCCTATTCAGACGTGTGATACGTGTATTGTTGAGATCGATGGCAAATTAGCACGCGCCTGTTCGACTATCATTACAGAAGGCATGAATGTACAGACCAACTCTGTCTCTGCCAAAGCGGCACAAACAGAAGGTATGGATCGTTTACTTGAAAATCATATGTTGTACTGTACCGTTTGCGACAATAATAACGGCAATTGCAAACTCCATAATACGGTCGAAGCGATGGGTATCGAACATCAAAAATACCCTTTCCAACCTAAAGTGCCTACAACCGAAGTGGATATGTCTCACCCATTTTATCGCTATGATCCCAATCAATGTATCGCTTGTGGTCAATGTGTAGAAGTGTGCCAGAATTTACAAGTCAATGAGACGTTGTCGATCAACTGGGAAGCCGAACGTCCATACGTAATGTGGGATGAAGGCGTTTCTATCAACGAATCTTCCTGTGTAAGTTGTGGGCAATGTGTCACGATCTGTCCATGTAATGCTTTGATGGAGAAATCAATGCTTGGCGAAGCTGGATTTATGTCCGGGATTGGCGAAGAAATGCTTAATCCAATGATTGATCTAATCAAAGATGTAGAACCAGGATACAGCGGTATTTTTGCTATTTCTGAAATCGAAGCAGCAATGCGTGATACACGTACTCGCAAAACCAAAACTGTCTGTACTTTCTGCGGAGTTGGTTGTTCATTTGAAGTATGGACTAAAGGTCGTGAGATTCTTAAAGTACAGCCTTCTCATGATGCACCGGTAAATGCTATTTCTACTTGTGTTAAAGGTAAATTTGGTTGGGACTTTGTTAACAGTGATCAACGTTTGACCACTCCACTGATCCGTCGTAATGGTGAATTTGTAGAAGCGACATGGGATGAAGCGCTGGATCTTGTAGCTGAAAAAATGTCAGCAATTCGCAAAGAACATGGTAGTGACAAATTAGGATTTATTTCTTCTTCCAAAATTACAAATGAAGAAAACTATGTGATTCAGAAATTAGCTCGTCAAGTATTTGAAACGAACAATGTCGATAACTGCTCTCGTTATTGCCAATCTCCTGCTTCCGATGGTCTGATGTCTACTGTAGGTATCGGTGGAGATGCAGGTACGATCAAAGATATCGCTTCCGCTGGTCTGGTTATTCTAATCGGCTGTTCACCGGCTGAAGGTCATCCGGTACTGGCAACTCGTATCAAACGTGCGCACAAATTGCATGGTCAACAATTAGTTGTCGCTGATCTACGCAAGCATGAAATGGCTGAACGTGCAGATCTATTTATTCGTCCACAACAAGGAACAGACTTCGTCTGGATTACAGCGATTATGAACTACATGGTTGAACAAGGCTGGCATGCAGCAGACTTTATCCAGCAACATGTTAACCAATTTGATGAATATCTCAAAGCATCGGAACCGTATACACTGGCTTATGCAGAAGAAGTGACCGGAATAGCTCAAGCTGAATTAATCCGAATTGCTGAAATGATTCGTGATGCAGATGGTACTGTTATTTGTTGGGGTATGGGCGTTACGCAAAATATCGCTGGATCACATACATCCGCAGCAATTTCTAACTTGCTGTTAGCAACAGGTAACTATATGCGTCCAGGTGCAGGAGCGTATCCACTTCGTGGTCATAACAACGTACAGGGTGCTTGTGATATGGGTACTTTGCCACCATGGTTGCCAGGTTACCAACATGTCTCTAATGATGAAGCACGTGCTAAATTTGAAAAAGCTTATGGTGTATCGATCTCTTCTGCTCCTGGTAAAGATAATATTGCTATGGTTGATGATATTGCGCGCGGAGAACTTAAAGCGATGTATCTTGTAGGCGAAGACATGGCATGGGTCGATTCCAATGTGAATCATGTACATGAAATGCTCGCTCAACTTGAATTTTTTGTTGTTCAAGATGTATTTTTGTCCAAAACGGCTCAATTCGCAGATGTTGTGTTACCTGCTGCTCCATCACTTGAAAAAGACGGTACGTTCTCAAATACGGAGCGTCGTGTACAACGTCTATATCAAGTGCTTGAGCCTTTGGGCGATTCCAAGCCAGACTGGTGGATTACAACCCAACTTGCCAAACGTTTAGGATTCGATTGGGGTTATACTCATCCTTCTCAAATTTTTGATGAAATGGCAAGTCTGACTCCTTTCTTCTCTGGTTGTAATTACGATGTATTGGAAGGTTGGGGAAGCTTCTTATGGGGTTCAAGCACAGGCGAAAGTACACCTTTGCTTTACACCGATGGTTTCCATTTCCCGGATAAAAAAGCTCGCTTTTCTCTCGTACAATATGTTCCTGCGGCTGAATTCCCGGCTGAATTTGATCTAGTGCTCAATAATGGACGTTTACTTGAACATTTCCATGAAGGCAATATGACGAACAAATCTAAAGGAATTAATCGTAAATTGCCGGAAGTGTTTGTTGAAGTCTCTCCTGAGCTTGCAGCGGCACGTGGCGTTGAAGATGGTACACTCGTTCGTCTGGAGTCTCCATATGGAGCGATCAAACTAAGAGCAGTCGTTACTGATCGGGTACGTGGTAATGAAATCTATGTACCGATGCATTCTACTAGTCACGAAACAGCTGTCAATCTGTTAACCGGTTCTGCTGTTGATGTACGTACACATACACCTGCTTACAAGCAAGCTAAAGTACGTATGATGGTCTTAAATGTTAAAGGGGTTAATCCATTACCTTCCTCTAATCCTCGTAACAAAAAACGCCATCCGCAAAATGGTGTTGAGGTGCAGCGCAAATGGAATCGTGATGATTATGTTTCTTTGGTGGATATGTAG
- a CDS encoding DUF2294 domain-containing protein, which translates to MMKKETTFNEIVRKVRKDTFGKGPERIHTTFVDNMAITKMWGNFTPTEKFIALTPEGKEMVHRARTQMVQGLYDQHVPDGMEELCGSKLQHLFTDIKVEDDFAISVFVFEKNIEQG; encoded by the coding sequence TTGATGAAAAAAGAAACAACTTTCAATGAAATTGTACGTAAAGTACGTAAAGATACATTTGGCAAAGGCCCTGAACGGATTCATACGACCTTTGTTGATAATATGGCAATTACTAAAATGTGGGGGAATTTTACACCTACCGAAAAATTTATTGCTCTTACTCCTGAAGGCAAAGAAATGGTACACCGTGCACGTACACAGATGGTTCAAGGTCTATATGATCAGCATGTTCCAGATGGGATGGAAGAATTATGCGGTTCTAAACTACAGCATTTGTTTACCGATATTAAGGTGGAAGATGATTTTGCCATCTCTGTATTCGTTTTTGAAAAAAATATTGAGCAAGGATGA
- a CDS encoding integrin alpha, which produces MGFFKRNKKEQDHMEQADQAMSKGLSGLFMKTIVPKEQRDQINASLEMARQAQSSASGQIPITATAQVISVKDTGKLVNFDPIIILVLDVTENNGTRYQKTLETMVSKMHIPRPGDHIGLGIHPSSPANFIYMGIISSS; this is translated from the coding sequence ATGGGATTTTTTAAACGAAATAAAAAAGAGCAAGATCATATGGAGCAAGCAGATCAAGCTATGAGCAAAGGATTAAGCGGATTATTTATGAAAACTATAGTTCCTAAAGAACAGCGAGATCAGATAAATGCTAGCCTAGAGATGGCACGCCAAGCCCAATCCTCTGCAAGTGGACAAATTCCGATCACTGCTACCGCACAGGTTATCTCTGTAAAAGATACAGGCAAGTTAGTAAATTTTGATCCTATTATTATTCTGGTCTTAGATGTGACTGAGAACAATGGAACCCGATATCAGAAAACATTAGAAACAATGGTATCTAAAATGCATATTCCACGTCCGGGTGATCATATAGGATTAGGCATTCATCCATCTTCACCTGCTAATTTTATTTATATGGGAATCATATCTTCTTCATAA
- a CDS encoding DUF1641 domain-containing protein, which translates to MATPITTIRKRVLTEEEQQQQTIDELKKELAESNAALARSMSILRELNDSGILEAAESMLKAKAHIAEIALGQVSRKEITNLINNGMAAAGALTAVDPAQTTQLMNSVTKGLEEAGKDDNTKMGVFSLMKALKDPDINRAIRFGMRFMKGLGQGLKEKNPADHS; encoded by the coding sequence ATGGCGACTCCGATTACTACGATTCGGAAGCGGGTGCTGACGGAAGAGGAACAGCAGCAACAGACGATTGATGAATTGAAAAAGGAATTAGCTGAATCTAATGCGGCTCTGGCACGTTCGATGTCAATTTTGCGGGAGTTGAATGATAGCGGTATTTTGGAAGCGGCTGAATCTATGCTCAAAGCAAAAGCACATATTGCAGAGATTGCGCTCGGGCAAGTATCACGTAAAGAAATCACTAATCTAATTAATAACGGGATGGCGGCAGCGGGTGCGTTAACTGCGGTTGATCCTGCGCAGACTACCCAGTTAATGAACAGTGTTACCAAAGGATTAGAAGAAGCAGGCAAAGACGATAATACAAAAATGGGTGTATTTTCGCTGATGAAAGCTTTGAAAGATCCTGATATCAATCGAGCGATCCGATTCGGTATGCGATTTATGAAAGGACTTGGTCAAGGATTGAAAGAAAAAAATCCTGCCGATCATTCCTAA
- a CDS encoding LysM peptidoglycan-binding domain-containing protein has protein sequence MNTKFQKVLLSTTLALGLGAVAVVAPIGANQVSAASNDQSNHEKNKDKAEQRANNQAYVDSVSAQINSMFGTANETTEPTTPTDNTTTEPTKTTEPVTNNKITVVLPQGASLTEIAAQYGVTVDELVAANNLLPAGYQLTIPQK, from the coding sequence ATGAATACCAAATTTCAAAAAGTTTTATTGTCAACTACTTTAGCACTAGGTCTTGGAGCAGTAGCAGTTGTAGCACCAATCGGAGCTAACCAAGTATCTGCAGCTTCTAACGATCAAAGCAACCACGAGAAAAACAAAGACAAAGCAGAACAACGTGCTAACAACCAAGCTTATGTAGATTCTGTAAGTGCACAAATCAACTCTATGTTCGGAACTGCTAACGAAACAACTGAACCTACTACACCAACAGACAACACAACTACTGAGCCTACAAAAACAACTGAGCCAGTAACAAATAACAAAATCACTGTAGTTCTTCCACAAGGTGCTAGCCTTACTGAAATCGCTGCTCAATATGGTGTAACTGTAGACGAATTGGTTGCTGCCAACAACCTTCTACCTGCTGGATACCAATTGACTATTCCTCAAAAATAA